From a region of the Candidatus Methanoplasma cognatum genome:
- a CDS encoding glutamate--tRNA ligase, whose translation MSDDHTEAIIKKYALQNAVFFKGTANPKAVVGKILGENPQYRNRVGEITPLIETIVSDVNKMSPDEQVKALEGIDPSLLSKEKKERVYLLPELKNAVEGKVVMRIAPGPSGPLHIGHTRVSILNDEYVKRYGGRLIARYEDTNPEKIDADAYDMIPEDLDWLGVKVHESMTQSDRFGIYYDHTRKLMEMGEAYVCTCDGDDWRKMKEEQKECPCRSLPVNIQLERYDKLLGGEYGEGEAVAVVKTDIAHPNPAVRDFVALRVVDHPHPRTGDKYRAYPMMNLSVAIDDHLMGITHVVRGKDHLNNTMRQEYIFGYFGWKKPEYYHYGLVNIPDTVLKTSLIKESIRSGEYGGWDDVRTGTVRAIRRRGIRPEAIRRYWVESGIKSVDIQFSWDNLYGMNRDIIDDVSNRYFFTADPVRYDIEGVDAIEGKAPLHPDHPERGCREYHIDGSRTVFISSEDSKIFADKGQIRLKDLCNLEYGTPAKYAGNDLAVLKKGVKAVQWAGRDSIRTELLMPDGSIMTGLTEDSVLKEKGGTVQFERIGFVRLENVNRDMIKAVFAHR comes from the coding sequence ATGTCGGACGACCACACCGAGGCGATCATAAAAAAATATGCACTGCAGAATGCCGTGTTCTTCAAAGGCACCGCAAACCCAAAAGCAGTCGTAGGAAAAATACTCGGCGAGAATCCCCAATACAGGAACAGAGTGGGAGAGATCACCCCTCTGATAGAAACGATAGTGTCCGACGTCAACAAGATGTCTCCCGATGAACAGGTCAAAGCGCTTGAAGGGATCGACCCCTCGCTGCTTTCCAAAGAGAAGAAAGAGAGGGTCTATCTGCTACCAGAGTTGAAAAATGCCGTCGAAGGCAAGGTCGTTATGAGGATCGCCCCCGGGCCGTCAGGGCCTCTGCACATAGGGCACACACGCGTTTCCATACTGAATGATGAGTATGTGAAAAGATACGGCGGCAGGCTGATAGCCAGATATGAGGATACGAACCCCGAGAAGATCGATGCGGACGCATACGACATGATACCCGAAGACCTCGATTGGTTGGGCGTCAAAGTACACGAGAGCATGACCCAATCGGACAGATTCGGCATATACTATGATCATACGAGGAAATTAATGGAGATGGGCGAGGCGTATGTCTGCACATGCGACGGGGACGACTGGAGAAAAATGAAGGAAGAGCAGAAAGAATGCCCCTGCCGCAGCCTTCCCGTCAATATACAGCTGGAAAGATACGACAAGCTCCTTGGCGGAGAGTACGGGGAGGGAGAAGCGGTCGCGGTTGTTAAGACAGACATCGCCCACCCGAACCCTGCGGTAAGGGACTTCGTCGCCCTCAGGGTGGTCGATCACCCGCATCCGAGGACAGGCGACAAATACCGCGCATATCCGATGATGAACCTGTCCGTCGCGATAGATGATCATCTTATGGGCATAACGCATGTGGTCCGCGGGAAGGACCATCTCAACAACACCATGAGACAGGAATATATCTTTGGCTATTTCGGGTGGAAGAAACCCGAATACTATCACTACGGGCTGGTGAACATTCCCGACACGGTCCTCAAAACGTCATTGATCAAAGAGAGCATAAGGTCCGGAGAGTACGGCGGGTGGGATGACGTCAGGACCGGGACCGTGAGGGCGATAAGAAGGAGAGGGATAAGGCCGGAAGCGATAAGGAGATATTGGGTCGAGAGCGGGATCAAATCCGTTGACATACAGTTTTCCTGGGATAATCTGTACGGGATGAACCGCGACATCATAGATGATGTTTCCAACAGGTACTTCTTCACCGCAGATCCGGTAAGATATGACATAGAAGGCGTCGATGCGATCGAGGGAAAGGCGCCCCTCCACCCCGATCATCCGGAGAGGGGATGCCGCGAGTATCATATTGACGGAAGCAGGACAGTTTTCATATCTTCGGAGGATTCAAAGATATTCGCCGATAAAGGGCAGATAAGGCTGAAAGACCTCTGCAACCTCGAGTACGGCACCCCTGCAAAATATGCGGGCAACGACCTAGCTGTGCTGAAGAAAGGCGTGAAGGCCGTTCAGTGGGCAGGAAGGGACAGCATCAGGACGGAGCTGCTCATGCCCGACGGCAGTATAATGACAGGTCTTACGGAGGACTCCGTCTTAAAAGAAAAAGGCGGCACAGTACAGTTCGAGCGCATAGGCTTCGTCAGACTTGAAAATGTGAACAGAGATATGATAAAGGCTGTGTTCGCGCACCGCTGA
- a CDS encoding nucleotidyltransferase domain-containing protein, whose translation MDAYKEISFEDLRNIVAPIAIEHGIIRVYLFGSRARGDNGKDSDFDFCIVVPETYDLFDIGGFLYDLKEALGTKVDIVCEDNAMKRPSLMEEILHDRKIVFEA comes from the coding sequence ATGGATGCCTACAAAGAAATCTCCTTTGAAGACCTGCGGAACATAGTTGCGCCTATAGCCATAGAGCACGGCATCATCCGCGTATATCTGTTCGGATCCAGAGCCAGAGGAGATAATGGCAAAGACAGTGATTTTGATTTCTGCATCGTAGTTCCAGAGACATACGACCTTTTTGACATAGGGGGGTTTTTATATGATCTGAAAGAGGCCCTCGGGACCAAGGTCGATATTGTATGCGAAGATAACGCAATGAAAAGGCCATCCTTAATGGAGGAGATACTGCATGACAGAAAGATCGTTTTTGAAGCGTGA
- a CDS encoding DUF86 domain-containing protein, producing the protein MTERSFLKRDIENLRIILKYCDDIEHFIELYGSEEAEFCDNLSLQYGCVFSLEQIGEHVKRLSYETKNKYPDIDWKNAAGMRDFIAHNYSNIDISRVRLTVLNKIPSLRDVCRSILSGLS; encoded by the coding sequence ATGACAGAAAGATCGTTTTTGAAGCGTGACATAGAAAACCTGCGCATTATTCTCAAATATTGTGATGACATAGAGCATTTTATTGAACTTTACGGCTCAGAAGAAGCAGAGTTCTGTGACAATCTCTCGCTTCAATACGGTTGCGTTTTCTCCCTGGAGCAGATCGGTGAACACGTAAAACGACTCTCTTATGAGACTAAAAATAAATATCCTGATATTGACTGGAAGAATGCGGCAGGCATGCGAGATTTCATCGCACATAACTACTCCAACATTGATATCTCTCGGGTGCGGCTCACTGTATTAAACAAGATCCCATCTTTGAGAGACGTGTGTCGGTCCATTCTGAGCGGCCTATCTTAA
- a CDS encoding UbiD family decarboxylase yields the protein MSLRDFLGENVCSVKENTDPDSTKITEILLKDQDKTVLFENVNGKPAAGNIFSTRKKVADAMNISPDKIVEHILSAIDSPCDVREVKSPEFMVKSVEVDLTSLPIPKYYPEDGGRYITAGVIVAEYKGKKNISFHRMMVMDKNRLAVRLVPRHLFTLYNEAKKDGKELGISICIGLPAEVLLAAALSIDYGADELKVASSMFKKGHGRPLDVGRCNNGLLVPSSSDYVFEGRITLETTPEGPFVDITGTYDVIREQPVIKIDKIWSCRDPIFHLLLPGGNDHFLLMGLPREPMILKTVRQAVPRVKGVRLTEGGCCWLNGVVSITKNKEGDGVNAILAAFTGHPSMKQVIVVDDDIDIFDDREVEWAVATRMQGDRIVTIPGAAGSSLDPSIEVTTYKVGYDATIPLGKDRKYFEKARIGRK from the coding sequence ATGTCACTCAGGGACTTTCTGGGAGAAAATGTCTGTTCTGTGAAAGAGAATACAGATCCCGATTCAACAAAGATAACTGAGATCCTGCTCAAGGATCAGGATAAAACGGTGCTCTTTGAAAACGTGAACGGAAAGCCGGCGGCAGGGAACATTTTCTCGACGAGGAAAAAGGTTGCCGACGCCATGAATATCTCTCCGGATAAGATTGTCGAGCACATTCTTTCTGCTATCGATTCTCCCTGTGATGTCAGAGAAGTAAAAAGCCCTGAATTCATGGTCAAATCAGTTGAGGTAGATCTGACCTCGCTCCCCATCCCTAAATATTATCCAGAGGACGGCGGCCGCTACATCACGGCCGGAGTTATAGTAGCGGAATACAAAGGAAAAAAGAACATATCTTTCCACAGGATGATGGTCATGGACAAGAACAGGCTTGCCGTGAGACTTGTTCCCAGACATCTGTTCACATTATATAACGAAGCCAAAAAGGACGGGAAGGAGCTCGGTATCTCCATCTGCATAGGGCTACCGGCAGAGGTCCTGCTCGCAGCCGCTTTGTCGATAGATTACGGCGCGGATGAGCTGAAGGTCGCATCTTCCATGTTCAAAAAAGGCCACGGCAGACCACTTGATGTCGGAAGATGCAATAACGGGCTGCTTGTCCCCTCTTCCTCAGATTATGTCTTTGAAGGAAGGATCACTCTCGAAACAACCCCAGAAGGCCCGTTCGTCGATATCACCGGCACTTATGACGTCATCAGGGAGCAGCCGGTGATCAAGATCGACAAAATATGGTCTTGCAGAGACCCCATATTCCATCTTCTCCTTCCCGGAGGAAACGATCATTTCCTGCTGATGGGACTTCCCCGCGAACCGATGATATTGAAGACCGTAAGGCAGGCAGTTCCGAGGGTCAAAGGTGTCAGACTGACCGAAGGAGGATGCTGCTGGCTCAACGGTGTGGTATCGATCACAAAGAACAAAGAAGGCGACGGCGTGAACGCGATACTTGCGGCGTTCACAGGCCACCCGTCTATGAAGCAGGTCATAGTGGTGGATGACGATATCGACATATTCGATGATAGGGAGGTGGAATGGGCGGTCGCCACAAGGATGCAGGGCGACAGGATCGTGACGATACCCGGCGCAGCGGGATCATCCCTTGACCCAAGTATAGAAGTGACAACTTACAAAGTAGGCTACGACGCCACGATACCTCTGGGGAAGGACAGGAAATACTTTGAAAAGGCCAGGATCGGCCGGAAATAA